The Saprospiraceae bacterium genome includes a window with the following:
- a CDS encoding GMC family oxidoreductase, translated as MYFNSEGQNEVTYDAIVVGSGISGGWAAKELCEKGLKTLVLERGRMVRHLDYPTANLETWELPNRNRLTPEEMKDYKIQERTGYTITPAYQHWWPKDTEHPYTETKPFDWIRAYHVGGRSLLWGRQSYRLGDMDFEANLKDGIAVDWPVRYKDIAPWYDYVETFAGISGSNEGYKQLPDGKFLPPMEFNCLEKQVKERIKQKLGRDMTIGRTAHITSEGGHNGRGTCQTRNRCMRGCPFGAYFSSNAATLPAAEATGNMTLRPYSIVTDIILDESGKKAKGVRILDSETKEVKEYYAKVIFLCASAFGTAQILLNSTSDRFPQGFGNDSGELGCNVMDHHFSLGARGRSDEFKDKYYHGRRPNGIYIPRFRNIDAASKMPNFIRGYGYQGGGSREGWGRYVAEANYGKELKDAIGQAGDWVFGINGFGEMLPYHDNKISLNKALKDIYGLPTLVMDVELKTNELEMRKDMPGAAAEMLEAAGLKDVQTWENKYNPGLGIHEMGTARMGKDPKTSVLNKWNQVHSVLNVFATDGSFMTSSACVNPSLTYMAFTARAANFAVEELKKGNL; from the coding sequence ATGTATTTCAACAGCGAAGGACAAAATGAAGTGACATATGACGCTATCGTAGTGGGCTCAGGTATCAGTGGCGGATGGGCAGCCAAGGAGCTATGCGAAAAAGGATTAAAAACTCTGGTTTTGGAGAGAGGGCGAATGGTCAGGCATCTTGACTACCCTACTGCAAATCTCGAAACCTGGGAATTGCCAAACCGCAACCGATTGACGCCTGAAGAAATGAAGGATTACAAAATTCAGGAAAGAACCGGGTACACCATCACACCGGCGTATCAGCACTGGTGGCCCAAGGACACAGAACACCCATATACGGAAACCAAACCTTTCGACTGGATCAGAGCATATCATGTGGGAGGCAGATCCCTATTGTGGGGTAGACAATCGTATCGGTTGGGTGATATGGACTTCGAAGCCAACCTGAAAGATGGAATCGCCGTAGACTGGCCTGTGAGATATAAAGATATAGCCCCATGGTATGATTATGTGGAGACTTTTGCAGGTATTTCGGGTTCAAATGAAGGATATAAGCAGCTTCCGGATGGCAAGTTTTTGCCTCCTATGGAATTCAACTGTCTCGAAAAGCAAGTAAAAGAACGAATCAAACAAAAGTTGGGTCGGGATATGACGATCGGTCGCACGGCGCATATCACCTCAGAAGGGGGTCATAACGGACGAGGTACATGCCAAACAAGAAACAGATGTATGCGTGGGTGTCCATTTGGAGCCTATTTCAGCAGCAATGCCGCTACTCTACCCGCAGCCGAAGCTACGGGTAATATGACTCTGAGACCATACTCCATCGTCACCGACATCATCCTGGATGAATCCGGCAAAAAGGCAAAAGGTGTCAGAATACTTGACTCAGAGACAAAAGAAGTGAAGGAATATTATGCCAAAGTCATCTTCTTGTGTGCCTCGGCTTTTGGAACGGCTCAGATTCTTCTCAACTCCACTTCAGACAGATTTCCTCAGGGATTTGGAAATGACAGCGGAGAGCTGGGTTGCAATGTGATGGACCATCATTTTAGCCTTGGGGCCCGGGGGCGTTCTGACGAGTTTAAGGATAAGTACTATCATGGCAGGAGACCCAATGGAATTTATATACCAAGATTCAGAAATATTGACGCAGCTTCCAAAATGCCCAACTTCATAAGAGGTTATGGATATCAGGGAGGTGGTAGCAGAGAAGGATGGGGAAGATATGTAGCAGAAGCCAATTATGGAAAAGAACTTAAGGATGCGATAGGTCAGGCTGGTGATTGGGTATTTGGCATCAATGGTTTCGGAGAGATGCTGCCTTACCACGACAACAAAATATCGTTAAACAAAGCCCTCAAAGATATATATGGCTTGCCTACATTGGTGATGGATGTAGAGCTAAAAACCAATGAACTCGAAATGAGAAAAGATATGCCTGGAGCCGCTGCTGAAATGCTTGAAGCCGCAGGACTGAAAGATGTTCAGACATGGGAAAATAAATACAATCCCGGTTTGGGTATACATGAGATGGGTACTGCCAGAATGGGTAAGGATCCCAAAACATCTGTGCTCAACAAATGGAATCAGGTACACTCTGTGCTAAATGTATTTGCCACAGATGGTTCATTTATGACATCATCAGCATGTGTCAATCCATCGCTCACTTACATGGCTTTTACTGCAAGAGCTGCAAACTTTGCAGTAGAAGAACTTAAAAAAGGTAATTTATAA
- a CDS encoding sugar phosphate isomerase/epimerase — MIKFVPLFVIILSMISCKNMGEQKNSDMSDNTADTTKMKISLAQWSFHKALQGNKMDNLDFAAKAGSMGFEGIEYVNVFFKDKATDTAYLQKMTENAKKAGVKQLLIMIDGEGYLADLDDTKREAAVQNHHKWVDAAAYLGCHSIRVNAHGEGSREQVADAAVKGLSALADYAVTKNINVIVENHGGYSSDGTWLASVMSRIDKPNVGTLPDFGNFCVKPGKETTCV; from the coding sequence ATGATAAAATTTGTACCACTCTTTGTAATAATATTATCGATGATATCATGTAAAAATATGGGAGAACAAAAAAACTCAGATATGTCAGATAATACAGCCGATACCACTAAAATGAAAATCTCTCTTGCCCAATGGTCTTTTCACAAAGCTCTGCAAGGCAATAAAATGGACAATCTGGATTTTGCTGCCAAAGCAGGCTCAATGGGTTTTGAAGGAATCGAATATGTCAATGTCTTTTTTAAGGACAAAGCGACCGATACTGCATATCTTCAAAAAATGACAGAAAATGCCAAAAAAGCTGGTGTGAAGCAACTGCTCATCATGATAGATGGTGAAGGATATCTTGCGGATCTCGACGACACTAAAAGAGAAGCTGCTGTCCAAAATCACCACAAATGGGTAGATGCGGCTGCATATCTGGGATGCCACTCCATCAGAGTCAATGCACATGGCGAAGGCAGCAGAGAGCAGGTAGCTGACGCCGCAGTCAAAGGTTTATCAGCCCTCGCTGACTATGCTGTAACTAAAAATATCAATGTCATCGTGGAAAATCATGGTGGTTATTCATCAGATGGCACATGGCTGGCTTCCGTTATGTCCAGGATTGATAAGCCGAATGTAGGTACTCTACCTGATTTCGGAAACTTTTGTGTCAAACCAGGTAAAGAGACTACCTGCGTATGA
- a CDS encoding DUF1304 domain-containing protein produces the protein MVIASKILIALVALEHLYILYIEMFAWETIGRAAFKSIPNNLFKPTKVMAANQGLYNGFLAAGLFWAISISDADWSKNVAIFFLTCVIVAGIYGAYTVSRRIFIFQSVPAIVALIVVLLS, from the coding sequence ATGGTCATAGCGAGTAAAATTCTCATTGCTTTAGTTGCTTTAGAGCACTTATATATCCTGTACATCGAAATGTTTGCATGGGAGACTATAGGGAGAGCAGCCTTCAAATCTATACCAAACAACCTGTTCAAACCTACTAAAGTAATGGCGGCCAATCAGGGATTGTACAATGGTTTTTTGGCTGCAGGCTTGTTTTGGGCTATCTCCATCAGTGATGCAGATTGGTCAAAAAACGTTGCAATTTTCTTTTTAACCTGTGTAATTGTAGCAGGAATTTATGGCGCATATACAGTGAGCAGAAGGATATTCATCTTTCAATCTGTTCCTGCTATAGTTGCATTGATTGTTGTGCTATTGAGCTAA
- a CDS encoding gluconate 2-dehydrogenase subunit 3 family protein: protein MDRREILKISSIILGYSLAGGTAMAILQGCKADKSPDWTPKTLSMGQSDLLADLCETILPSTDTPGAKDALCHRYIDELLNNFYSKEEKSKFLGDLMIFDEKSKLKFSKAFIALTPEERESILGMIVDEIKTDKENSNTKGPKENDKKHIFTQIKDATITGYFTSEVGAQGGLGAFLAVPGPYQGCIGYDTVGKVYVL from the coding sequence ATGGACAGAAGAGAAATCCTTAAAATATCCAGCATAATCCTGGGCTATTCATTGGCAGGAGGCACTGCGATGGCAATACTTCAGGGATGCAAAGCAGACAAAAGCCCGGACTGGACTCCGAAGACACTGAGTATGGGGCAGTCAGATTTATTGGCAGATTTATGTGAAACAATCCTTCCTTCGACAGATACACCTGGGGCAAAAGATGCCCTTTGCCATAGGTATATAGATGAATTATTAAATAATTTTTACAGTAAAGAAGAAAAAAGTAAGTTTTTAGGAGACCTGATGATTTTTGATGAAAAGTCCAAACTTAAATTTTCTAAAGCATTTATTGCCCTTACCCCTGAAGAAAGAGAATCAATATTGGGAATGATCGTGGATGAAATAAAAACTGATAAAGAAAATAGTAATACAAAAGGCCCAAAAGAAAATGATAAAAAACATATCTTTACACAGATAAAAGATGCAACTATCACTGGCTATTTTACAAGTGAAGTTGGTGCTCAAGGCGGTTTAGGCGCATTTCTTGCTGTACCGGGTCCTTATCAGGGATGTATCGGGTATGACACTGTAGGCAAAGTGTATGTCTTATAG
- a CDS encoding DUF1835 domain-containing protein codes for MNTYHILNGDCLADKLKKTNLNHNFIIFRECLIAGDVDASNINELWEIRANFIAGSYDTTKEMYFEHTVKEFEKLNSLPDCADVCLWFEDDLFCQVNMWFILSYLAEQPTLNLFRIFPLIVDDKDRWKGFGLSQPEQLEQAYDSRVKFCVYDILLGKNLWKAYCSNDREQLKILSKTNSTCFRYLEEVCQAQLDRFADDGSLDRPHKLIKELIKSGNSDFDEVFFEFSSREGIYGFGDLQVKEMIKYFLDQSK; via the coding sequence TTGAATACATACCACATTTTAAACGGAGATTGTTTGGCTGATAAGCTAAAGAAAACAAACTTGAATCATAACTTCATTATATTCAGAGAGTGTCTGATAGCAGGAGATGTTGATGCTTCAAATATTAATGAACTATGGGAAATTAGGGCAAATTTTATTGCAGGATCATATGATACCACCAAAGAAATGTATTTTGAACATACGGTAAAGGAATTTGAAAAGCTTAACTCATTGCCCGATTGTGCAGACGTGTGCCTGTGGTTTGAAGATGATTTATTTTGTCAGGTCAATATGTGGTTCATTTTGTCGTACCTTGCCGAACAACCGACTTTGAATCTTTTCAGAATATTTCCTTTAATAGTCGATGACAAGGATCGTTGGAAAGGATTTGGCCTGTCCCAACCTGAACAACTTGAACAAGCATATGACTCAAGAGTTAAGTTTTGTGTATATGATATATTGTTGGGAAAAAATTTATGGAAGGCATATTGTTCTAATGACCGGGAGCAGCTTAAAATATTATCAAAAACGAACTCCACATGTTTCAGATATCTTGAGGAAGTTTGCCAGGCGCAATTGGATAGATTTGCGGACGATGGCAGTTTGGATCGACCACATAAACTCATTAAAGAATTAATAAAATCTGGTAATAGTGATTTTGATGAAGTTTTTTTTGAATTTTCAAGCAGGGAAGGCATATATGGCTTCGGAGATTTGCAGGTAAAAGAGATGATAAAATACTTTTTAGATCAAAGTAAATAA
- a CDS encoding ferritin, with protein sequence MIDLSPKIQEALNNQIAYEGYASNFYLALAYWCDDQALQGCKKFFMRQSEEERMHMLKIYEYMSESGVHPKTSAIPQPPLDYESIQTAFSKVFDQERSVTQSIHNLLLLAQQENDYNTQQFLQWYVDEQREEEAVIRTILDRIKIIGQGGASLYYIDKEVEKINQEVIAAEAAGGGE encoded by the coding sequence ATGATAGATCTAAGTCCAAAAATACAGGAAGCACTCAACAACCAAATAGCATATGAAGGATATGCATCCAATTTTTATCTTGCACTTGCTTACTGGTGTGATGATCAGGCTTTGCAGGGTTGCAAAAAATTCTTTATGCGTCAGTCGGAAGAAGAAAGGATGCACATGCTGAAGATATACGAATATATGAGCGAATCAGGAGTACACCCAAAGACATCTGCGATACCTCAGCCCCCTTTAGATTATGAGAGTATACAGACAGCATTCAGCAAGGTTTTTGATCAGGAAAGATCAGTTACTCAATCGATACATAATCTTTTGCTCCTGGCGCAGCAGGAAAATGACTACAATACTCAACAGTTTTTACAGTGGTATGTGGACGAACAAAGAGAAGAAGAAGCTGTGATCAGAACCATCCTGGACAGGATAAAAATCATTGGTCAAGGTGGAGCAAGTCTTTATTACATAGATAAGGAAGTAGAAAAAATAAATCAGGAAGTCATCGCCGCCGAAGCAGCAGGTGGCGGTGAGTAG
- a CDS encoding TIM barrel protein — MNRRKVIKNSMIAASAMITAGSTLYSLPETLDSKLKNNINHSVCRWTYGHLSLEKLCLLVKKMGFNAIDLIGPKEWDILKKHGIDSSMCNGAEIGLTKGWNDKQYHEQLIKNYTEHIELVSKAGYKNLICFSGNRNGMADETGMNTCVEGLKKIIGLAEKKGVIIQMELFNSKVDHKDYMCDTSQWGIELCKKLGSPNFKLLYDIYHMQISEGDIIRTIRDHHQYFGHYHTAGVPGRNEIDETQELYYPAIMKAIAKTGYKGYVAQEFLPTGKTEKEKEKALEKAIRICDV; from the coding sequence ATGAACAGACGAAAGGTAATCAAAAACAGCATGATAGCAGCAAGTGCCATGATCACAGCAGGGAGTACATTATACTCACTTCCGGAGACATTGGATAGTAAACTGAAAAATAACATCAACCATTCTGTCTGCAGGTGGACATATGGCCATCTTTCTCTCGAAAAATTATGTCTCCTTGTAAAAAAGATGGGCTTCAACGCTATCGACCTGATAGGTCCCAAGGAGTGGGATATTCTCAAAAAGCACGGAATAGATTCATCTATGTGCAATGGTGCAGAAATAGGCCTGACCAAAGGTTGGAATGACAAACAATATCATGAGCAATTGATAAAAAATTATACAGAACACATCGAATTGGTATCCAAAGCCGGATACAAAAATCTTATATGCTTCAGTGGTAACAGAAATGGAATGGCGGACGAGACAGGTATGAATACTTGTGTAGAAGGTCTGAAAAAAATAATAGGTCTTGCAGAAAAAAAAGGAGTGATCATACAAATGGAACTCTTCAATAGTAAGGTAGATCATAAAGACTATATGTGTGATACCAGCCAATGGGGCATTGAACTTTGTAAAAAACTCGGATCACCTAACTTTAAATTGCTGTACGATATCTATCATATGCAGATCAGCGAGGGCGATATCATAAGGACGATCAGAGACCACCATCAATATTTTGGCCACTATCATACAGCAGGTGTTCCCGGCCGGAATGAAATAGACGAAACACAAGAACTCTACTATCCAGCCATCATGAAGGCCATCGCAAAAACCGGATATAAGGGATATGTTGCTCAGGAATTCCTGCCTACAGGTAAGACAGAAAAAGAAAAAGAAAAGGCTCTTGAGAAAGCCATCAGAATCTGTGATGTGTAA
- a CDS encoding aminotransferase class V-fold PLP-dependent enzyme encodes MTDNTLDPEDWETIRKTGHRMMDDVIDYLKDVRSRPVWQSFPDHSKTALQEKLPVSGMPLDVVYKTFQKHIFPYTKGNIHPRFWAWVQGTGTITGVMADMLASAMNPNVTIGEQSAVYVDAQVINWCKEMMGFPAEASGMLVSGASLANTTALIVARNQMLGSVRKNGLAGMDQKPVIYASTETHSCITKAVEVTGIGSENLRRIKVDEEYKIRTDLLIEAIESDISQGYLPYCVVANVGTVNTGSIDDLESIRDICTKYNLWFHIDGAFGALAKLVPEYQTQLRYIEDADSVAFDLHKWMYMPYEVACVLIKNKNSHQDSFYIQPSYLLNHERGLAAGPESLNNYGIELSRGFKALKVWMSIMENGMQKYADQIEKNILQARYLAKLITQNKELSLLAPVPLNIVCFRFEPEKISDPVILDRLNKEIVMSLQEQGIASPSSTILNGRYAIRVAITNHRSIREDFDILVQEVLSIGHQLKKSMS; translated from the coding sequence ATGACAGATAACACACTTGACCCGGAAGACTGGGAAACCATAAGAAAGACAGGCCATCGAATGATGGATGATGTCATTGACTACCTTAAAGATGTAAGATCACGTCCTGTTTGGCAAAGTTTTCCCGATCATTCCAAAACTGCGCTTCAGGAAAAACTGCCTGTTTCCGGTATGCCTTTAGATGTTGTTTACAAAACATTTCAGAAACATATTTTTCCCTACACTAAGGGAAATATTCATCCGAGATTTTGGGCTTGGGTTCAGGGTACAGGCACTATCACGGGTGTGATGGCAGATATGCTGGCTTCCGCTATGAACCCAAACGTGACGATAGGCGAACAAAGTGCAGTGTATGTAGATGCTCAGGTGATCAACTGGTGTAAGGAAATGATGGGTTTTCCAGCTGAAGCATCCGGAATGCTGGTCAGTGGTGCATCACTGGCCAACACCACAGCCCTTATTGTGGCCCGCAATCAAATGTTGGGGTCTGTAAGAAAAAACGGTCTTGCCGGTATGGATCAAAAACCTGTAATTTATGCCAGTACAGAAACACATAGCTGTATCACCAAGGCGGTGGAAGTCACAGGAATTGGTTCAGAAAATCTGAGACGAATAAAAGTCGACGAAGAATATAAAATCAGAACAGATCTATTGATAGAAGCCATCGAATCGGATATTTCTCAGGGATATCTCCCATATTGTGTTGTTGCCAATGTAGGCACGGTCAATACAGGATCTATTGACGATCTGGAGTCGATCAGAGATATCTGCACGAAATACAATCTATGGTTTCATATTGACGGTGCATTCGGAGCTTTGGCCAAATTAGTACCTGAGTATCAAACTCAACTTCGTTATATTGAGGATGCTGATAGTGTTGCATTTGATTTACATAAATGGATGTATATGCCCTATGAAGTGGCATGCGTCCTGATAAAAAACAAAAATTCTCATCAGGATTCATTTTACATACAGCCGTCATATCTATTGAACCATGAACGTGGTCTTGCCGCAGGCCCCGAAAGCCTTAACAATTATGGTATAGAGCTATCACGTGGCTTTAAGGCACTTAAAGTCTGGATGAGTATCATGGAAAACGGGATGCAGAAATATGCGGATCAAATCGAAAAAAACATATTGCAGGCCAGATATCTGGCCAAACTTATAACTCAAAACAAAGAACTATCGCTTCTGGCACCGGTACCGTTAAATATCGTATGTTTCAGGTTCGAACCGGAAAAGATATCGGATCCAGTCATCCTTGACAGACTGAACAAAGAGATCGTCATGTCTCTGCAGGAGCAAGGTATTGCGTCACCATCTTCGACTATATTGAATGGACGATACGCCATCAGAGTGGCTATCACCAACCATAGAAGTATCAGAGAAGATTTTGATATACTTGTGCAAGAGGTATTGAGCATAGGACATCAACTTAAAAAATCAATGAGTTAG
- a CDS encoding ComF family protein, with protein sequence MSKIVTFIKLLPSDLFHTLFPDICLACDTQPKIRQGDFCVECLHKMPYTDHFSLPDNVVTKHFKGRVKLEYGAALLRFREGGIVQNMLHKLKYKKRKEIGEILGEIAGQKLMSSPLFQKPDLIIPIPIHYLKEKKRGYNQSSIFGKAVGRVLGVECREDIIIKSKWSESQTGKSRTQRVDNVEEVFELIKPELIQSRHVLIVDDVVTTGATIEACCMKLKASQVGKMSILTIAAAS encoded by the coding sequence ATGTCCAAGATAGTCACCTTTATTAAACTTTTGCCAAGTGATCTGTTTCACACACTTTTTCCTGATATTTGTCTTGCTTGTGATACACAACCCAAGATTAGGCAAGGTGACTTTTGTGTCGAATGTTTGCATAAAATGCCTTATACTGATCATTTTTCTCTACCGGATAATGTTGTAACAAAACATTTCAAAGGTAGAGTTAAACTGGAATACGGGGCAGCTTTATTGAGGTTTAGAGAAGGTGGTATCGTTCAAAACATGCTCCATAAGCTGAAATACAAAAAAAGAAAAGAAATAGGAGAAATATTGGGAGAAATAGCAGGCCAAAAATTGATGTCTTCACCTCTTTTTCAAAAACCGGACTTGATTATTCCTATACCCATTCACTATCTTAAAGAGAAGAAAAGAGGATACAACCAAAGTAGTATTTTTGGGAAAGCTGTGGGCAGAGTTTTGGGCGTGGAGTGCAGAGAAGATATCATTATAAAATCAAAATGGTCGGAATCCCAGACTGGTAAATCCAGAACGCAACGTGTTGATAATGTGGAAGAAGTTTTCGAGTTGATCAAACCTGAACTTATCCAGTCAAGGCATGTACTCATAGTGGACGATGTGGTGACTACCGGAGCTACTATTGAGGCATGTTGTATGAAATTGAAAGCATCTCAGGTAGGTAAAATGTCCATCTTAACTATCGCTGCTGCCAGTTAA
- a CDS encoding AAA family ATPase translates to MEEQNQSSESKNYKFKELRVYSSTEWLADNKKKYRQVFDRFETTYIYAELSFYNKLFDRDTWDADIELRCYEIKNNKKQVCALNFKKKISKFDNVVFIREGWGNKKEGSFWKKGTYYWEAWINGEKASTKYFYVEDIGENTHIDSLSPYVSLQSVKLYEGQYDDVMEEDRTYYHTFSGEETRYIYSEIILENKIKTDHWHCELFVRFYNESRDLKGQVTRLQNVKKEDEFIKITAGWGANTKGSWKTGFYSLEIVFMDTLIAAVQFEVADENIEGAAEVIIPGNGSQVFTTLDQTEESFEDVFEKMNQLIGLSEIKKKVQDHARYLEFLKLRKEKGFKEIEKTDIHSVFTGNPGTGKTTVAKMMGLLYKKMGLLSKGHVTEVDRAELVGEYIGQTAPKVKEVIEKARGGVLFIDEAYALARTNDDSKDFGREVIEILIKEMSNGKGDLAVIVAGYPKEMKNFVQSNPGLRSRFKHYYEFPDYLPQELIRIASTSAESKEIHFTPESLEIIKEIIINAYRDRDKSFGNARFVHDLLEKAKLNMALRVMARKNPLRLSKAELSEIQVSDVVDLKPESLNILPHIPVDEALLKEALSELDRMTGIENIKTQISEMANLVRYYRETGKNVLSAFSLHTVLVGNPGTGKTTVARILAKIYKALGILERGHIVETDRQGLVAGFVGQTAIKTSEKIDEAIGGVLFIDEAYALSNFNGLQGDFGNEAIQTLLKRMEDLRGKFFVIVAGYPDNMEVFLKANPGLSSRFDKTLKFKDYTTTELESIGHSMLTDEGYHLSQKAKDVLHAVLKDMYHKRDKYFGNARDVRKIIQEIIKNQNLRLASMPQNVRKKTIHFTIQPEDLSTLTQIREAEVTDKKTIGFRSRDN, encoded by the coding sequence ATGGAAGAGCAAAATCAGTCGTCTGAAAGTAAAAATTATAAATTTAAGGAACTCAGGGTCTATTCATCTACTGAATGGCTTGCTGACAATAAAAAAAAATACAGGCAAGTCTTTGACAGATTTGAGACTACATACATTTATGCGGAGTTATCTTTTTACAACAAACTATTTGACAGAGATACATGGGATGCTGATATTGAACTGAGATGTTATGAAATAAAAAATAATAAAAAACAAGTCTGCGCTCTGAACTTCAAGAAAAAAATAAGCAAATTTGACAATGTAGTTTTCATCAGAGAAGGTTGGGGGAATAAAAAAGAAGGATCATTCTGGAAAAAAGGCACCTATTATTGGGAAGCCTGGATAAATGGAGAAAAAGCAAGTACCAAATATTTTTATGTGGAAGATATCGGAGAAAATACCCATATAGATAGTCTTTCACCCTATGTATCACTCCAATCAGTAAAACTCTATGAAGGACAATATGATGATGTGATGGAAGAAGACAGGACTTATTACCATACATTTTCAGGTGAGGAGACGCGATATATCTATAGTGAAATAATCCTGGAGAACAAGATAAAAACTGATCATTGGCACTGTGAGCTGTTTGTGAGATTTTATAACGAAAGCCGGGACCTCAAAGGTCAGGTCACCAGGCTGCAGAATGTCAAAAAGGAAGATGAATTTATCAAAATTACAGCCGGCTGGGGTGCCAATACAAAGGGATCGTGGAAAACAGGATTTTACAGCCTTGAGATCGTTTTTATGGATACATTGATAGCCGCTGTGCAGTTTGAAGTGGCAGATGAAAACATCGAAGGTGCAGCAGAAGTGATAATTCCAGGCAATGGAAGTCAGGTTTTCACAACTTTGGACCAAACTGAAGAAAGTTTTGAAGATGTCTTTGAAAAAATGAATCAACTTATCGGGCTTTCAGAAATCAAAAAAAAGGTGCAAGACCATGCCAGGTATCTTGAGTTTTTAAAACTAAGAAAGGAAAAAGGATTTAAAGAAATCGAAAAAACCGATATTCACTCAGTATTTACCGGAAATCCGGGAACGGGTAAAACTACAGTAGCCAAAATGATGGGGCTACTCTATAAAAAAATGGGGCTTCTTTCAAAAGGACATGTAACTGAAGTCGACAGGGCAGAACTGGTAGGCGAATATATAGGACAAACTGCACCCAAAGTCAAGGAAGTCATTGAAAAAGCCAGAGGTGGCGTACTTTTTATAGATGAAGCATACGCATTGGCCAGAACCAATGATGACAGTAAAGATTTCGGTCGTGAAGTGATCGAAATTTTGATCAAAGAAATGTCAAATGGCAAAGGCGACCTCGCCGTAATTGTGGCCGGCTATCCCAAAGAGATGAAAAATTTTGTCCAATCCAACCCTGGTCTCAGATCACGATTTAAGCACTATTATGAATTTCCTGATTATCTACCTCAGGAATTGATCAGAATTGCGTCAACTTCAGCAGAAAGCAAAGAAATACACTTCACACCGGAAAGTCTGGAAATCATAAAAGAGATCATCATCAATGCATACAGAGACAGAGATAAGTCTTTTGGAAATGCAAGATTTGTACATGACCTGCTCGAAAAAGCCAAACTCAATATGGCCCTGCGCGTCATGGCGAGGAAAAATCCTTTGCGGCTTTCAAAAGCCGAACTATCAGAAATACAGGTATCTGACGTAGTTGACCTGAAGCCCGAATCGCTAAACATTTTGCCTCATATTCCTGTAGATGAAGCCTTACTCAAGGAAGCTTTGAGTGAACTCGACAGAATGACCGGTATTGAAAATATTAAGACTCAGATATCCGAAATGGCCAATCTTGTGAGGTATTACAGAGAGACGGGCAAAAATGTACTTTCAGCATTTTCACTTCATACGGTGCTTGTCGGTAATCCGGGTACAGGAAAAACCACAGTAGCCCGTATCCTGGCCAAGATATATAAAGCTTTAGGAATCCTTGAACGCGGACATATAGTCGAAACTGACCGACAAGGCCTTGTAGCCGGATTTGTAGGTCAAACAGCCATTAAAACCAGTGAAAAAATCGATGAAGCAATAGGAGGCGTATTATTCATCGATGAAGCCTATGCACTCAGCAATTTTAATGGCCTTCAGGGAGACTTTGGCAATGAGGCCATTCAGACTTTATTGAAGCGGATGGAAGATTTGAGAGGAAAGTTTTTTGTAATCGTAGCGGGTTATCCGGACAATATGGAAGTATTTCTGAAAGCAAATCCGGGTTTGAGTTCCAGATTTGACAAAACACTCAAATTTAAAGATTATACCACAACAGAACTTGAATCTATTGGGCACAGCATGCTTACTGATGAAGGGTATCATTTATCTCAAAAAGCAAAAGATGTACTGCACGCGGTACTAAAAGATATGTATCACAAAAGGGATAAATATTTTGGAAATGCGCGTGATGTCAGAAAAATCATACAGGAAATCATTAAGAATCAAAACCTCAGACTGGCATCTATGCCCCAAAATGTGAGAAAAAAAACGATACATTTTACCATACAACCTGAAGATCTCTCTACTCTGACTCAAATCAGAGAAGCTGAAGTCACAGATAAAAAAACCATCGGCTTCCGAAGCAGAGATAATTAA